Proteins found in one Dermacentor silvarum isolate Dsil-2018 chromosome 8, BIME_Dsil_1.4, whole genome shotgun sequence genomic segment:
- the LOC119462683 gene encoding elongation of very long chain fatty acids protein AAEL008004, which translates to MQYSLNPFALSNQIRQMGDPRTRDYPVVTDPLFVFTLLLSYLYFVKIAGPRWMKNREPFQIINIVRVYNLISIALGIRFLYLVLKFTYLPGGHYNLWCQGITGYMTDEMREYYRTGWIYIAAHYSDLLDTVFFVLRKKYTHVSLLHVLHHTIVVANTWFFALFAPEGQPTMSMCLNVFVHVIMYSYYFLTTFGPSVRKYLWWKKYLTTLQIVQFVLIMIHLSIPLFVDCGFPKHLIMLGNVQTFLILCLFVNFYVKTYVAKPAHAVPQGSEGAESKVVDSVINGKNKLT; encoded by the coding sequence ATGCAGTACAGCCTGAACCCATTCGCTCTGTCCAACCAGATCCGCCAGATGGGCGACCCCCGAACACGTGACTACCCTGTGGTAACGGACCCTCTGTTCGTGTTCACGCTTCTGCTATCCTACCTGTATTTCGTCAAAATTGCCGGCCCTCGTTGGATGAAGAACCGGGAACCCTTCCAGATCATCAATATCGTGCGCGTCTACAACTTGATCTCGATAGCCCTGGGCATCCGCTTCCTCTACCTGGTGTTGAAGTTCACCTACCTTCCGGGCGGCCACTACAATCTCTGGTGCCAGGGCATCACTGGTTACATGACCGACGAGATGCGCGAATACTACCGCACGGGCTGGATCTACATCGCGGCGCACTACAGCGACCTCCTGGACACCGTGTTCTTCGTGCTACGCAAGAAGTACACCCACGTCTCGCTCCTGCACGTGTTGCACCACACGATCGTGGTCGCCAACACGTGGTTCTTCGCTCTGTTCGCGCCCGAAGGTCAGCCGACCATGAGCATGTGCCTGAACGTGTTCGTCCACGTCATCATGTACTCGTACTACTTTCTGACGACCTTCGGTCCCTCCGTACGCAAGTACCTGTGGTGGAAGAAGTACCTTACCACACTGCAGATTGTGCAGTTCGTCCTAATCATGATCCACTTATCCATACCGCTCTTCGTCGATTGCGGCTTCCCGAAGCACTTGATCATGTTGGGCAacgtgcagacgttcctcattCTCTGCCTCTTCGTAAACTTCTACGTCAAGACGTATGTCGCCAAGCCCGCTCATGCCGTTCCGCAAGGCAGTGAAGGCGCCGAAAGTAAAGTTGTTGACTCAGTTATCAACGGAAAAAATAAACTAACATAG